A window of the Xenopus laevis strain J_2021 chromosome 9_10L, Xenopus_laevis_v10.1, whole genome shotgun sequence genome harbors these coding sequences:
- the mrpl12.L gene encoding mitochondrial ribosomal protein L12 L homeolog, whose amino-acid sequence MFPVARCCVKFQAVASTVRRLEISTVRLLRTTSELRNLSPLPSPPLDNAPKDYPPKIHQLVDQIASLTLLEVSELNELLRRTLKIQDVGMMPMGSMMPGASATPSQDAEESEAPAKKEKTNFTVKLTEVNATDKVKLIKEVKNCIQGLNLVQAKKLVEALPQEIKANVSKDEAEKIKTALEAAGGKVVLE is encoded by the exons ATGTTCCCTGTAGCTCGTTGCTGCGTGAAATTTCAGGCCGTGGCCTCAACTGTGCGCCG ATTGGAGATATCCACGGTCAGGTTGTTAAGGACCACCAGCGAGTTGAGGAACCTCTCTCCCCTACCGTCCCCACCTCTTGACAATGCGCCAAAGGACTATCCACCCAAAATCCATCAACTGGTTGATCAAATTGCCAGCCTTACTCTGCTGGAGGTTTCTGAGCTGAATGAGTTACTTCGG AGAACCCTGAAGATTCAGGATGTTGGGATGATGCCAATGGGTTCAATGATGCCTGGAGCATCTGCAACACCTTCTCAG GATGCAGAAGAATCAGAAGCTCCAGCAAAGAAGGAGAAGACTAATTTCACTGTTAAACTGACAGAAGTGAATGCTACAGATAAAGTCAAACTAATCAAAGAAGTGAAGAACTGTATTCAAGGGCTGAACCTAGTGcag gccAAGAAGCTGGTAGAGGCTCTCCCTCAGGAGATTAAAGCGAATGTTTCCAAAGATGAAGCAGAAAAGATAAAAACTGCACTGGAGGCAGCAGGAGGGAAGGTTGTGCTTGAGTAA